A genomic window from Pseudonocardia broussonetiae includes:
- a CDS encoding MFS transporter has translation MTTSDTSPPAEVDERTVRKAVGAAAMGNLVEWFDYGIYSYVVLYITLNLIPGGDAGNAGPGYAFAIFAVAYLVRPFGGIILGPLGDRIGRKKVLALTIVVMSAASFCIGLLPTYAAVGFLAPLLLILLRMVQGFATGGEYGGAAAFIAEYAPDRRRGFYCSFLELGTTGGFVLAAGLVTALEFGLTDEAMTSWGWRVPFLIAGPLGLVGLYLRSKLEDTPAFRELEEKAQLSESPLRDVLTKHWRPMIICIGLVLFYNVAVYTILFYMPDYLQTTTGLEATTALLYILGMMVVIMIVIIPVGALSDRIGRKPLILASCVGFIVLSYPAFLMLDTGTVLGTVGGLLVLGLLLVLLLGTMSATLPALFDTDVRYGGFSIGYNISTSIFGGTAPAILTFLVTSTGNNAFPGVYVAVAAVISLGAVLALRESAGKPLPGAGFTTSRAASPSAVR, from the coding sequence ATGACCACATCGGACACGTCTCCACCAGCCGAGGTCGACGAACGCACCGTGCGCAAGGCCGTCGGTGCCGCCGCGATGGGCAACCTCGTCGAGTGGTTCGACTACGGCATCTACAGCTACGTCGTCCTGTACATCACGCTCAACCTGATCCCGGGCGGCGACGCCGGGAACGCGGGCCCGGGCTACGCGTTCGCGATCTTCGCCGTGGCGTACCTGGTGCGCCCGTTCGGCGGGATCATCCTCGGGCCGCTCGGTGACCGCATCGGGCGCAAGAAGGTGCTGGCGCTGACGATCGTGGTGATGTCGGCCGCGAGCTTCTGCATCGGCCTGCTGCCCACGTACGCCGCGGTCGGCTTCCTCGCACCGCTGCTGCTGATCCTGCTGCGGATGGTGCAGGGCTTCGCCACCGGCGGCGAGTACGGCGGCGCGGCCGCGTTCATCGCCGAGTACGCGCCCGACAGGCGGCGCGGCTTCTACTGCTCCTTCCTGGAGCTGGGCACCACCGGCGGGTTCGTGCTGGCGGCGGGCCTGGTCACGGCTCTGGAGTTCGGGCTCACCGACGAGGCCATGACGTCGTGGGGCTGGCGCGTGCCGTTCCTCATCGCGGGACCGCTCGGGCTCGTCGGGCTCTACCTCCGCAGCAAGCTGGAGGACACCCCGGCGTTCCGGGAGCTGGAGGAGAAGGCGCAGCTGTCGGAGTCGCCGCTGCGCGACGTGCTCACCAAGCACTGGCGCCCGATGATCATCTGCATCGGCCTGGTGCTGTTCTACAACGTCGCCGTCTACACGATCCTGTTCTACATGCCCGACTACCTCCAGACGACGACCGGCCTGGAGGCCACCACGGCCCTGCTCTACATCCTGGGCATGATGGTGGTGATCATGATCGTGATCATCCCGGTGGGGGCGCTGTCAGACCGGATCGGCCGCAAGCCGCTGATCCTGGCGTCCTGCGTCGGCTTCATCGTGCTGTCCTACCCGGCGTTCCTGATGCTCGACACGGGCACCGTGCTCGGCACGGTGGGCGGGCTGCTGGTGCTGGGGCTGCTGCTGGTGCTGCTGCTCGGCACGATGTCGGCGACGCTGCCGGCGCTGTTCGACACCGACGTCCGCTACGGCGGCTTCTCGATCGGCTACAACATCTCGACGTCGATCTTCGGCGGGACGGCCCCGGCGATCCTCACGTTCCTCGTCACCTCGACGGGGAACAACGCCTTCCCGGGCGTCTACGTGGCGGTCGCCGCGGTGATCTCGCTCGGCGCGGTGCTCGCGCTGCGCGAGAGCGCGGGGAAGCCGCTGCCCGGCGCGGGCTTCACGACCTCGAGGGCGGCCAGCCCGTCGGCAGTGCGGTGA
- a CDS encoding aromatic/alkene monooxygenase hydroxylase subunit beta codes for MTTAQRPERSVPKPQFTDAEAGAQEFPDSGASARRYNYYKPAKRKQTHYEDVTVDVQPDPRHYLSQGWIYGFADGSSGYPLTWTKLKAWGVDKPEPERGPGSGGKPVEEWPAHGWHEFRDPNEEWEMTFYRYNANVVRQTTQNVENARQAKAFDNWTPNWKTFVERNVGAWMHIEHILGLYVFAAINRSCPTNMHNTAMVVNSMHKIRFAQDLALYNLTLSEEIEGFDGAAHLDAWNNDPEWQGIRKVVEALTAVDNDWGEMAFATNVVFEPLLGELFRSNLVQQAAAGNGDFVTPTVIGAGEYDYSQRDLRWTQACFGPLTSDKEFAAHNKELMQGWLAKWVPMCLEAARAMQPLWSQPDFKPPRFEDSLDRAKSRFAGIVTELGLEPPKELSQ; via the coding sequence ATGACCACTGCTCAACGTCCCGAACGCAGTGTCCCGAAGCCACAGTTCACGGATGCGGAGGCAGGCGCGCAGGAGTTCCCGGACTCCGGTGCGAGCGCACGTCGGTACAACTACTACAAGCCGGCGAAGCGGAAGCAGACCCACTACGAGGACGTCACCGTCGACGTCCAGCCCGACCCGCGGCACTACCTGTCGCAGGGCTGGATCTACGGCTTCGCGGACGGCTCGAGCGGATACCCGCTGACCTGGACGAAGCTGAAGGCCTGGGGCGTCGACAAGCCCGAGCCCGAGCGCGGGCCCGGCAGCGGCGGCAAGCCCGTCGAGGAGTGGCCGGCCCACGGCTGGCACGAGTTCCGGGATCCCAACGAGGAATGGGAGATGACGTTCTACCGCTACAACGCGAACGTCGTCCGCCAGACCACCCAGAACGTCGAGAACGCCCGGCAGGCCAAGGCGTTCGACAACTGGACCCCGAACTGGAAGACCTTCGTCGAGCGCAACGTCGGCGCGTGGATGCACATCGAGCACATCCTCGGCCTCTACGTCTTCGCCGCGATCAACCGCTCCTGCCCGACCAACATGCACAACACGGCCATGGTCGTGAACAGCATGCACAAGATCCGGTTCGCCCAGGACCTGGCGCTCTACAACCTCACTCTCTCCGAGGAGATCGAGGGCTTCGACGGCGCCGCGCACCTCGACGCGTGGAACAACGACCCCGAGTGGCAGGGCATCCGCAAGGTCGTCGAGGCGCTCACCGCGGTCGACAACGACTGGGGCGAGATGGCCTTCGCCACCAACGTGGTGTTCGAGCCGCTGCTCGGCGAGCTGTTCCGCAGCAACCTGGTGCAGCAGGCCGCGGCCGGCAACGGTGACTTCGTGACCCCGACGGTCATCGGCGCCGGCGAGTACGACTACTCGCAGCGCGACCTGCGCTGGACGCAGGCCTGCTTCGGTCCGCTCACCTCGGACAAGGAGTTCGCGGCCCACAACAAGGAGCTCATGCAGGGCTGGCTGGCCAAGTGGGTGCCCATGTGCCTCGAGGCCGCCCGCGCCATGCAGCCCCTGTGGAGCCAGCCGGACTTCAAGCCCCCGCGGTTCGAGGACTCCCTCGACCGGGCCAAGAGCCGGTTCGCCGGCATCGTGACCGAACTCGGACTCGAGCCCCCGAAGGAGCTGTCGCAGTGA
- a CDS encoding methane monooxygenase gives MAKAHQKIQELSWEPQYHEPYMKYGTDYTFRKAAKKDPLKQVLRSYFPMQEEKDHRVYGASDGAIRGNMFRQVQERWLEWQKLFLSIIPLPEVSAARSMPMLFHVVPNPELHNGQAIQMIDEVRHSTIQQNLKRLYMNNYIDPAGFNNSLRNFHSDYCGTIGRQFAEGFITGDAITAASIYLTIVAETAFTNTLFVAMPAEAAANGDYLLPTVFHSVQSDESRHISNGYATLLMALSDEDNRQLLERDLRYAWWNNHRVVDAAIGTFIEYGTKDRRKDRESYAEMWRRWIYDDYYRSYLVPLEKYGLVIPHDLIEESWKQIWEKGYVHEVAQFFATGWLANYWRIDAMTDTDFEWFEYKYPGWYDKYGAWWENYNRLAVPNGHNPIVFEDVDYVYPARCWTCMVPCLVREDMVMADIDGVTRTYCHEVCRWTDVEAFRPTYQGRETPNMGRLVGHREWETLYHGWNWADVVSDMGFVRDDGKTMTAQPHLDLNPKKMWTLDHLRRCPPCGSPNVIINELDAAGKAAFLADYNKQGPAGRPAPASA, from the coding sequence TTGGCCAAGGCTCACCAGAAGATCCAGGAACTCTCCTGGGAGCCGCAGTACCACGAGCCGTACATGAAGTACGGAACCGACTACACCTTCCGCAAGGCCGCCAAGAAGGACCCGCTCAAGCAGGTCCTCCGGTCCTACTTCCCCATGCAGGAGGAGAAGGACCACCGCGTCTACGGCGCGAGTGACGGGGCCATCCGCGGAAACATGTTCCGGCAGGTGCAGGAGCGCTGGCTGGAGTGGCAGAAGCTGTTCCTGTCCATCATCCCGTTGCCGGAGGTCTCGGCCGCGCGGTCGATGCCGATGCTGTTCCACGTGGTCCCGAACCCGGAGCTGCACAACGGCCAGGCCATTCAGATGATCGACGAGGTGCGTCACTCGACGATCCAGCAGAACCTGAAGCGCCTGTACATGAACAACTACATCGACCCGGCCGGCTTCAACAACAGCCTCCGGAACTTCCACAGCGACTACTGCGGCACCATCGGCCGCCAGTTCGCCGAGGGGTTCATCACCGGTGACGCCATCACCGCGGCCAGCATCTACCTGACGATCGTCGCCGAGACGGCGTTCACGAACACCCTGTTCGTGGCCATGCCGGCCGAGGCCGCGGCGAACGGTGACTACCTGCTGCCCACGGTGTTCCACTCGGTCCAGTCCGACGAGTCGCGCCACATCTCCAACGGTTACGCCACGCTGCTGATGGCCCTGTCCGACGAGGACAACCGCCAGCTGCTCGAGCGCGACCTCCGCTACGCGTGGTGGAACAACCACCGCGTCGTCGACGCCGCCATCGGCACCTTCATCGAGTACGGCACGAAGGACCGCCGCAAGGACCGCGAGTCCTACGCGGAGATGTGGCGCCGCTGGATCTACGACGACTACTACCGCTCGTACCTCGTCCCGCTCGAGAAGTACGGCCTGGTCATCCCCCACGACCTGATCGAAGAGTCGTGGAAGCAGATCTGGGAGAAGGGCTACGTCCACGAGGTCGCGCAGTTCTTCGCCACCGGTTGGCTCGCCAACTACTGGCGCATCGACGCGATGACCGACACGGACTTCGAGTGGTTCGAGTACAAGTACCCGGGCTGGTACGACAAGTACGGCGCGTGGTGGGAGAACTACAACCGCCTCGCCGTGCCGAACGGGCACAACCCGATCGTCTTCGAGGACGTCGACTACGTCTACCCGGCCCGCTGCTGGACCTGCATGGTCCCGTGCCTGGTCCGCGAGGACATGGTCATGGCCGACATCGACGGCGTGACGCGCACGTACTGCCACGAGGTCTGCCGCTGGACCGATGTCGAGGCCTTCCGTCCCACGTACCAGGGTCGCGAGACCCCGAACATGGGCCGCCTGGTCGGGCACCGCGAGTGGGAGACGCTCTACCACGGCTGGAACTGGGCCGACGTGGTGTCCGACATGGGCTTCGTCCGCGACGACGGCAAGACCATGACGGCACAGCCCCACCTCGACTTGAACCCCAAGAAGATGTGGACGCTGGACCACCTGCGTCGCTGCCCGCCGTGCGGTAGCCCCAACGTGATCATCAACGAGCTCGACGCAGCCGGCAAGGCGGCGTTCCTCGCTGATTACAACAAGCAGGGCCCCGCCGGACGACCGGCACCCGCGAGCGCCTGA
- a CDS encoding FAD-binding oxidoreductase → MGNKHIVRFEPVGIEIEVDEDQNILRAAAENGVQLMHGCKEGQCAACKSFVLEGDMDDIELDKYSTFALPDSEREEGQTLLCRAHAYSDLVIELLQYDEEIIRSGLPLKKGVAEVVSNESVTHDMRHLVLKLIEPEEIKFFPGQYLDIMVPGTEESRSFSMANVPGRDGLFEFVIKVYPDGLFSEFLDKKVQIGDRLDVEGPFGTFTLRESRTAPIIFVGGGAGMAPVLGLLRSMAERGTDRKPIFYYGGRQSRDLCFEQELRELEEKIPGFRYVPALSEPAGDDEWNGEVGLITDVVERCEPDLTGRDAYVCGPPPMVDAALAKLTALGVLEQNIFYDKFTTTGEPEGEDGP, encoded by the coding sequence ATGGGTAACAAGCACATAGTCAGGTTCGAGCCGGTGGGCATCGAGATCGAGGTCGACGAGGACCAGAACATCCTCCGCGCCGCAGCCGAGAACGGCGTCCAGCTGATGCACGGCTGCAAGGAAGGGCAGTGCGCGGCGTGCAAGTCGTTCGTCCTCGAGGGCGACATGGACGACATCGAGCTCGACAAGTACTCCACGTTCGCTCTACCGGACTCCGAGCGCGAGGAGGGCCAGACCCTCCTCTGCCGGGCGCACGCCTACTCGGACCTGGTGATCGAGCTCCTCCAGTACGACGAGGAGATCATCCGGTCGGGGCTGCCGCTGAAGAAGGGTGTGGCCGAGGTCGTCTCGAACGAGTCGGTCACCCACGACATGCGGCACCTCGTCCTCAAGCTGATCGAGCCGGAAGAGATCAAGTTCTTCCCGGGCCAGTACCTGGACATCATGGTACCGGGCACGGAGGAGAGCCGCTCGTTCTCGATGGCGAACGTTCCGGGCCGCGACGGCCTGTTCGAGTTCGTCATCAAGGTCTACCCCGACGGATTGTTCTCCGAGTTCCTCGACAAGAAGGTGCAGATCGGCGACCGGCTCGACGTGGAGGGCCCCTTCGGGACCTTCACGCTTCGGGAGAGCCGGACCGCGCCGATCATCTTCGTGGGCGGTGGAGCCGGGATGGCGCCGGTGCTGGGGTTGCTGCGCTCGATGGCGGAACGCGGGACCGACCGCAAGCCGATCTTCTACTACGGAGGCCGGCAGTCGCGGGACCTGTGTTTCGAACAAGAACTCCGGGAGCTCGAGGAGAAGATCCCCGGCTTCCGGTACGTCCCGGCATTGTCCGAGCCGGCCGGTGACGACGAGTGGAACGGCGAGGTCGGTCTCATCACCGACGTCGTCGAACGGTGCGAGCCCGACCTGACGGGTCGGGATGCGTACGTGTGCGGGCCTCCGCCGATGGTGGATGCGGCGCTGGCGAAGCTCACGGCACTCGGTGTGCTCGAGCAGAACATCTTCTACGACAAGTTCACCACCACCGGTGAACCGGAAGGCGAGGACGGCCCATGA
- a CDS encoding sigma-54-dependent Fis family transcriptional regulator, producing the protein MDEPVAPGVVREPILASWTRSRHYDVDADRLELPYDSDISMDTVLTRAAGPIVREVADQLTSEPVSLILTDADGVVLDRRSGDGGLTHHLDRIWLAPGFSYAERYVGTNGIGTALEGRGPAQVFGHEHYAEHLEDLACAGAPIRHPVNGKVVGVVDLTCWRSDANMMMMAIASTVAKRIEETLLEQSGRRELALLHDYLIACQRGRGAVFALSDDLLMMNDRARELFDPADQGPLLAEAGEALKSGHRHQVLVDLPSGNTARIQLRPSWTEGDRTGGIAQVQLITNGAVPTPRVTGTTSALPAAVGSGALWTKCCQAVDRHFRSREWLVLEGEPGTGKTTIARATHQGRTPAAHLRVFDAEQLGPRWMAELTEELENGSGGTLVLEHIDRLDTEAVLALSDALEPHRESTDPERPWVVATVSTGSGDPGSGAGAAWRELLALFPSTVEVPPLRHHVEDVADLVPYLIARLTRGAELTCSPEAMRVLMRNRWPGNVEQLYQVLRKVVARRRTGVVTPADLPAETRAITRRVLTPLEAIECDAIVDALLDASGNKAEAARHLGMSRATIYRKIRGYGISMPTSG; encoded by the coding sequence GTGGACGAACCGGTCGCGCCGGGCGTCGTCCGGGAGCCGATCCTCGCGTCGTGGACGCGGTCGCGGCACTACGACGTCGACGCCGACCGCCTCGAGCTGCCCTACGACTCCGACATCTCCATGGACACGGTGCTGACGCGGGCCGCCGGCCCCATCGTCCGCGAGGTCGCCGACCAGCTCACGAGCGAGCCGGTGAGCCTGATCCTCACCGACGCCGACGGCGTCGTCCTCGACCGCCGCAGCGGCGACGGGGGGCTCACACACCACCTCGACCGCATCTGGCTCGCCCCCGGGTTCAGCTACGCCGAGCGCTACGTCGGCACCAACGGCATCGGCACCGCCCTGGAGGGCCGCGGCCCCGCGCAGGTGTTCGGCCACGAGCACTACGCCGAGCACCTCGAGGACCTGGCCTGCGCCGGGGCCCCGATCCGGCACCCCGTCAACGGCAAGGTCGTCGGCGTCGTCGACCTGACCTGCTGGCGCAGCGACGCGAACATGATGATGATGGCGATCGCCTCCACCGTGGCGAAGCGGATCGAGGAGACGCTGCTCGAGCAGTCCGGGCGGCGCGAGCTGGCCCTGCTGCACGACTACCTCATCGCCTGCCAGCGGGGCCGCGGCGCGGTGTTCGCGCTCAGCGACGACCTGCTGATGATGAACGACCGCGCCCGCGAGCTGTTCGACCCGGCCGACCAGGGCCCGCTGCTCGCCGAGGCCGGCGAGGCGCTCAAGTCGGGGCACCGCCACCAGGTGCTCGTCGACCTGCCCAGCGGCAACACCGCCCGCATCCAGCTGCGCCCGAGCTGGACCGAGGGCGACCGCACCGGCGGGATCGCGCAGGTCCAGCTCATCACCAACGGCGCCGTGCCCACCCCGCGCGTCACCGGCACCACGTCCGCGCTGCCCGCCGCGGTCGGCTCGGGCGCGCTCTGGACCAAGTGCTGCCAGGCCGTCGACCGGCACTTCCGGTCCCGCGAGTGGCTGGTGCTGGAGGGCGAGCCGGGCACGGGCAAGACCACCATCGCGCGGGCCACCCACCAGGGCCGCACCCCGGCCGCCCACCTGCGGGTCTTCGACGCCGAGCAGCTCGGGCCTCGCTGGATGGCCGAGCTGACCGAGGAGCTGGAGAACGGCAGCGGCGGCACGCTGGTGCTCGAGCACATCGACCGCCTCGACACCGAGGCCGTGCTGGCGCTGTCCGACGCGCTCGAACCGCACCGCGAGTCCACCGACCCGGAGCGCCCGTGGGTCGTCGCCACCGTCAGCACCGGGTCCGGCGACCCGGGCAGCGGCGCCGGCGCGGCCTGGCGGGAGCTGCTCGCGCTCTTCCCGAGCACCGTCGAGGTGCCGCCGCTGCGCCACCACGTCGAGGACGTCGCCGACCTCGTGCCCTACCTCATCGCGCGGCTCACCCGCGGCGCCGAGCTCACCTGCTCCCCCGAGGCGATGCGGGTGCTCATGCGCAACCGCTGGCCGGGCAACGTCGAGCAGCTCTACCAGGTGCTGCGCAAGGTCGTCGCCCGCCGGCGCACCGGCGTCGTCACCCCCGCCGACCTGCCCGCGGAGACGCGCGCGATCACCCGGCGCGTGCTCACGCCGCTGGAGGCGATCGAGTGCGACGCGATCGTCGACGCCCTGCTCGACGCGTCGGGCAACAAGGCCGAGGCAGCCCGCCACCTGGGGATGTCGCGCGCCACGATCTACCGCAAGATCCGCGGCTACGGGATCTCGATGCCCACGTCGGGCTGA
- the mimD gene encoding propane 2-monooxygenase effector subunit MimD, whose protein sequence is MTSFKTSESPFKANNTASNMAGVTLMNNQVGVVVAEVMDRQENVTITHLPSMIRVDCVGRMDFVYDEISEALGEEEGFYDASEFEENMSTHYGKMIHMDDRTVMFGNLEEAAEFIGDMLPPEVK, encoded by the coding sequence GTGACCAGTTTCAAGACCTCCGAGAGCCCGTTCAAGGCGAACAACACCGCGTCGAACATGGCCGGCGTGACGCTGATGAACAACCAGGTCGGCGTCGTCGTGGCCGAGGTGATGGACCGGCAGGAGAACGTCACCATCACCCACCTGCCGTCGATGATCCGCGTCGACTGCGTGGGCCGGATGGACTTCGTCTACGACGAGATCTCCGAGGCTCTCGGTGAGGAGGAGGGCTTCTACGACGCCTCCGAGTTCGAGGAGAACATGTCCACGCACTACGGGAAGATGATCCACATGGATGACCGGACCGTGATGTTCGGGAATCTGGAGGAGGCCGCCGAGTTCATCGGCGACATGCTCCCGCCCGAGGTGAAGTAA
- a CDS encoding amidohydrolase family protein: MYVVDGETYLVVDAQVHAWDASPHNQAGPAGELFAADLLRRHRELDGSAVPLPEVERVTEDGLSRDVFGGGYVDHAVLQPVVLGELFVLGFSPVAWHAELAARMPGKFVLSGELDPDAGQPGARGIAAKVRRWDMRGLTFCESRRPGGRMELRETWLRRALARCAASGAGVVHLGVAPSAGPAPWRRWRAAAGQRRPGRTPPRLPSWAEPVRSGSALPVRTRPVQRVASAGFDLAQFRELATALPRTSFVLGAGCLPADDLCRLARLPNVHVVLTDILPWISATDARADFGRALGELLIAYGPERLLFGSGYPLVRPGRLVAQFASYRFPDELRGRYRDLDADARRAILGGNAARLYGIEGGRMAPSVSARRG; this comes from the coding sequence ATGTACGTCGTCGACGGCGAGACCTACCTCGTGGTCGACGCGCAGGTCCACGCCTGGGACGCGAGTCCGCACAACCAGGCGGGGCCTGCGGGTGAGCTCTTCGCCGCCGACCTCCTGCGGCGGCACCGCGAGCTGGACGGCTCCGCGGTGCCGCTGCCGGAGGTCGAGCGCGTCACCGAGGACGGCCTCTCCCGTGACGTGTTCGGCGGTGGGTACGTCGACCACGCCGTCCTCCAGCCCGTGGTGCTGGGAGAGCTGTTCGTCCTCGGGTTCTCGCCCGTGGCCTGGCACGCGGAGCTCGCCGCGCGGATGCCGGGGAAGTTCGTCCTGAGCGGCGAGCTCGACCCCGACGCCGGCCAGCCCGGCGCCCGGGGCATCGCGGCGAAGGTCCGGCGCTGGGACATGCGCGGCCTGACGTTCTGCGAGTCCCGCCGACCGGGCGGGCGCATGGAACTGCGGGAGACCTGGCTGCGCCGGGCGCTCGCGCGCTGCGCCGCGTCCGGGGCGGGCGTCGTGCACCTGGGGGTCGCCCCCTCGGCCGGGCCGGCGCCGTGGCGCCGCTGGCGCGCCGCGGCCGGGCAGCGCAGGCCGGGCCGGACGCCCCCGCGGCTGCCGAGCTGGGCCGAGCCGGTGCGCTCCGGGTCGGCGCTGCCGGTGCGGACCCGCCCGGTGCAGCGCGTCGCGTCCGCCGGGTTCGACCTCGCCCAGTTCCGCGAGCTCGCCACCGCGCTGCCCCGCACGTCGTTCGTGCTCGGCGCCGGCTGCCTGCCCGCCGACGACCTGTGCCGGCTGGCCCGGCTCCCCAACGTGCACGTGGTGCTCACCGACATCCTCCCGTGGATCTCGGCCACCGACGCCCGCGCCGACTTCGGGCGCGCGCTGGGGGAGCTGCTGATCGCCTACGGGCCCGAGCGCCTGCTGTTCGGCAGCGGCTACCCGCTCGTGCGCCCGGGCCGGCTGGTGGCGCAGTTCGCGTCCTACCGCTTCCCCGACGAGCTGCGCGGGCGCTACCGGGACCTCGACGCCGACGCCCGCCGCGCGATCCTCGGCGGCAACGCCGCACGCCTCTACGGCATCGAGGGCGGCCGGATGGCGCCGTCGGTCTCCGCCCGGCGGGGGTAG
- the groL gene encoding chaperonin GroEL (60 kDa chaperone family; promotes refolding of misfolded polypeptides especially under stressful conditions; forms two stacked rings of heptamers to form a barrel-shaped 14mer; ends can be capped by GroES; misfolded proteins enter the barrel where they are refolded when GroES binds): MAKELKFGQEARDLLKAGVDQLAEAVKSTLGPKGRNVVLEKITGTPEVTNDGVTIAREIYLKDPFENMGAQILKEAAIKTNDIVGDGTTTATVMAQAIVREGMKAIQAGGNPVLVKRGIDIAVGAIVEHLSTVAHQVDSLEHLSRVAAISANDDESIGRIVAQTLHTVGDDGVISVDDGPVLGLSVNFVEDFEFDNGYVSPYLVTDPGSMMAILDDAYILMSAEKITDVRSLMPVLEKIMRDPRPLVIIAEKVEGSALQMLVHNHVNGHLKVTAIQAPGFGEKRVHMLEDIAALCGGKVHSKASSFSLEQMTAEHLGRASQVRATNEHTAIIGGQGAKESVDRRLSQLRAEMNRASIGTDEDWLNDRIARLSGKAAIISVGAPTNAELKEIRHRVDDSLQATRAAMAEGIVAGGGSALLHSEPALDKLDVTGDYRIGVEIVRAALTEPVHLISTNAGYDGHDTVKQVSALGVDEGFDALEGRFGNMIEMGIIDPLRVVRSALQNGASVAGLILTTNSLVAEEQTPWNKALMTEYGPLDDGIPQPSPDSSTPQSLGLGPQVG; encoded by the coding sequence GTGGCCAAGGAACTCAAGTTCGGACAGGAAGCCCGCGATCTGCTCAAGGCGGGCGTGGACCAGCTCGCCGAGGCCGTCAAGTCCACCCTGGGCCCGAAGGGTCGCAACGTCGTCCTCGAGAAGATCACCGGCACGCCGGAGGTCACGAACGACGGTGTGACGATCGCACGGGAGATCTACCTCAAGGACCCGTTCGAGAACATGGGCGCGCAGATCCTCAAGGAAGCCGCCATCAAGACGAACGACATCGTCGGTGACGGCACCACCACGGCCACCGTGATGGCGCAGGCGATCGTCCGGGAGGGCATGAAGGCGATCCAGGCCGGCGGCAACCCGGTGCTGGTCAAGCGCGGCATCGACATCGCCGTCGGCGCGATCGTCGAGCACCTGTCCACCGTCGCCCACCAGGTCGACAGCCTGGAGCACCTCTCCCGCGTCGCCGCGATCTCGGCCAACGACGACGAGTCGATCGGCCGCATCGTCGCGCAGACGCTGCACACCGTCGGCGACGACGGCGTCATCTCCGTCGACGACGGCCCGGTGCTCGGGCTCTCGGTCAACTTCGTCGAGGACTTCGAGTTCGACAACGGCTACGTCTCGCCCTACCTCGTGACCGACCCCGGCTCGATGATGGCGATCCTCGACGACGCCTACATCCTCATGAGCGCCGAGAAGATCACCGACGTCCGCTCGCTGATGCCGGTGCTCGAGAAGATCATGCGCGACCCCCGCCCCCTCGTGATCATCGCCGAGAAGGTCGAGGGCAGCGCGCTGCAGATGCTGGTGCACAACCACGTCAACGGCCACCTCAAGGTCACCGCGATCCAGGCGCCCGGCTTCGGTGAGAAGCGCGTGCACATGCTGGAGGACATCGCGGCGCTGTGCGGCGGCAAGGTGCACTCGAAGGCCTCGTCGTTCTCGCTGGAGCAGATGACCGCCGAGCACCTCGGCCGCGCCTCGCAGGTCCGCGCCACCAACGAGCACACCGCGATCATCGGCGGGCAGGGCGCGAAGGAGTCCGTCGACCGGCGGCTCTCGCAGCTGCGCGCCGAGATGAACCGCGCGAGCATCGGCACCGACGAGGACTGGCTCAACGACCGCATCGCCCGCCTGTCGGGCAAGGCCGCGATCATCTCGGTCGGCGCGCCGACGAACGCGGAGCTCAAGGAGATCCGGCACCGCGTCGACGACTCGCTGCAGGCCACCCGGGCCGCCATGGCCGAGGGCATCGTCGCGGGCGGCGGGTCGGCGCTGCTGCACTCCGAGCCCGCGCTCGACAAGCTCGACGTCACCGGCGACTACCGCATCGGCGTCGAGATCGTCCGCGCCGCGCTCACCGAGCCGGTGCACCTCATCTCCACCAACGCCGGCTACGACGGGCACGACACCGTCAAGCAGGTCTCGGCGCTGGGCGTCGACGAGGGCTTCGACGCCCTCGAGGGCCGCTTCGGCAACATGATCGAGATGGGCATCATCGACCCGCTGCGGGTCGTGCGCTCCGCCCTGCAGAACGGCGCCTCCGTCGCCGGCCTGATCCTCACCACGAACTCGCTGGTGGCCGAGGAGCAGACGCCGTGGAACAAGGCGCTGATGACCGAGTACGGCCCCCTCGACGACGGCATCCCGCAGCCGTCGCCGGACTCGAGCACGCCGCAGTCGCTCGGGCTCGGCCCGCAGGTGGGGTAG